The sequence TGCCCGGTGGATACCTGGAAGTCGGGGAAAGCTGGCGGGAGGCGGCCGTGCGCGAACTCCGCGAGGAAACGGGGCTCATGGCCTCTGCGCAAGATGTGCGCCTTTTTGGAGCGCACAGCACACTGGACACCCTGGAGGTTTTCGCGCTTTTGCCGACGCGTGCGGCTGCGGGATTACCCGAGACGGCGCGCACGACCGAGACCCAGGGCTGTTGTGTGCTGGGCGAAGCGGTGGAGCTCGCCTTTCCCGGACACACCCGGGCCTTGGCCGCTGCACTGGCCGGTTGCTCGCTGCTCACGCCATGAAGGCCGACGGACCGAACGCCTCTTGTTCCGCCCGCGCGTTCAGCCGCCGGCCGGGCCGGACCCCGCTCCCGGGCTCGCCGCACCGCCCGGCGAGACGTCCGGCACCGGGCCGCGCCCGGCCAGGCTCCCGTCCAGCCACGCTGCGACCAGCTCCACCCGCGAGCGTCGGCCGGTGCGCTGGAACAGCCGGGCCAGCCGTTGTTCGACCGTTTTCTCACTGCACGCCAGACGGGCCGCGATCTGCCGGTTGGTGCCGCCTTCGCCGACCATGCGGATCAGCCGCACGTCCGCCTCGCTCAGGCCCTCGCGGGCCGAACGGCCCCTCGGCAGCGGCATGTTGCGGCGTTGCGCCGACCGGCCGAGCAGGGCGCGCCCCTGGCGCCCCAGCGACAGCAGGTGGGTGTGCCGCGCCGCCTCGGCCAGCCACGGCTGGGGATCGTCGCCGACCTCGGCGAGGACCTGGCAGCAGTACAGCATCATGTGCCGGTCGCCCCGCCGCTCGGCCGAGCGGTAGGCGTCGTGGGCGCCGTCCACGTCGCGGTCCAGCACCCCGCGGGCGACGAGCAGCGCTTCCCGGGTCATGGCCGTGTCCGCCTCCGCGTGCAGTGCCGCGAGCTGCTCCAGGGCCTGCCGCGCCTGTCGCGGCCGGGTCTCCTCGGCGAACGCCAGGATGCGCAGCAGCACCCGCTCGGCCCCCGTGAGCAGGCCGCTGTCGCGCGCCCGCCGCACGGCGTGCCATGCCTCCTCCAGCGCCGCGTCCTGCTGTCCCGACCAGTACCGCACCGCCAGCCGGGCGCGGGCCACCAACGGGTGGACGACCGTGCCGGGAATGCGGTCGAGCCACTCGCGGGCGCGTACGAGGTCACCGCGGAAGCAGTGGATCTCGGCCGCCAGCGCCCGGGCCAACTGGCCGCCGGGCCCGCCGCGGGCCCCGCCGCGCTGCTCGATGCCGCGGGCCGCCGACAGGGCGTCGTCCCAGCGTCCGGCCAGGTAGTCGGTGACCATGGCGTGGTAGCGGCCGGCGGCGCTGTGGTCCGCGCGTACGTAGCGTTCGCCCAGCACGGATTCGAGGGCGCCCGCCAGGTCGCCGTAGGCCGCGGCGTCACGCAGCCGCCCGATGACCGCATCGCAGACCTCCTCCCGCTGGAGGCCGTGGACGGCCCTCGCCAGCTCCTCGTGGCCGCCCACGGCGGCGGCCAGCGTCCGCAGCTCGGTCTGGGACGGCAGCGGACCGTGCCCGTCGCGCAGCCGGCCGCTGTCCGAGGCGGGTTCCGCGGACGGCGGCCATGGGGTGAGCAGGCCGATCCCGTACCGGCCGCCGAGCGCCGCCAGCATCGCCGCCCGCGGCATCCGCGCGAACACCTCCCGGGGCACGGCGCCGTCGTCGTAGGGCGACCGGTGCTCGTGCAGCGCGGACAGCCCCCAGGCGAGGGAGGCGAACTCCAGCCCGCCGCCGTCGGTGGGGCCGGGGTCCCGCAGGCCGGCGAGGATCGGTTCGGCCAGCGCGAGGACGCCGACGTGGTCGCCGCATCGCAGCCCCAGTTCGGCGGCTTCGCGCAGTACGCCCAGCGTCGCGGGGTAGTTGGGCGGCAGGCGGCGCAGCGCGGACAAGTAGGCTCGGGCCGCCCGCGGGTGGTAGGACCGGGCGTCCTTGGCGGCGGCCGCCAGCAGCAGGGGCACCGCCACGCCGTCGTTCAACGCGAAACCCGCGGCCGCGACGTGGTCGGCCAGCAGCGGATGGCAGGCGCCCGTGGTGGCGGGGCCCAGCCGCTCGGCGACCGTCTGCACGACGGCGGCGTGCATCGAGCGGACGTCGCGGCGGGGCGACAGGGTCCGCAGCGCCGCCGCCAGCGCGGGGACGGCGAAGGCCAGCCGGCCGTCCCCGTCGATGGTCAACGCCCGCTCCCGCACCAGCCGGTCCACCGTCGGGCCGAGGTCCGCTGCGAGCACCGGGCACGCCGGGATCAGCCTGTGCAGGTCCTCCAGCCGCAGTTCGGCGCGGTGCAGGAGGCAGGCCAGGGCGACGGCGGCGTCCGTGCCGTCGGCGGTGACCCGGCGCAGCGGTTCCGCGTCCACGGTGAGCCGCAGGTCGTCCTCCGCTCCGGTCAGGCAGGTACGGCCGTCGAGATCGACGAGGCGGTCGTCCTCATCCAGCGCGGTGAGCATCGACAGCACGGCCGCGGGGTTGCCGGCCAGGGGGCCGAGGGAACGCCGCACCGCCGCGAGCAGCGCGGATTCGGCGGGACGGCCGAGGCGCTGTCCGACGAGCTCGCCGACGTCCGCCGGCCGCAGCGGCGGCAGGTCGAGCACCCGGTCGGCCGCCGTCGCCAGATCGGGCGCGACTGCCGGGCGCCGGGGCACCGGGCGCCCGGCCATCACCACCGGCAGGCCCGCGGGCCGGAACACGCGCAGCATCAACTGGAGCGCGGACGCTGTCGGCGGGGGGATGCGCTCGGCGCCGTCGAGGACGAGGGCGAACGGCACGTGGCGCACCGCGTCCGCGAGGGTCTCGCCCAGCGTGGACAGCAGTGTCAGTTCGCCGCCGTCACCGGAACGCGACTGCGCCCGGCGCACCGCGGTGATGTGGGCCGCGAGCCGGCCGTGCCGGGCCTCGGCGAGCACGCCGCAGACGGCGTCGGCAAGGGTGGCGGCCCCGGTCGGCCCGGTGGCGGTCTCCCAGGACAACCGCAACACCCTGGCCCCCTCCTGGACCACCGCGTGCCGCGCCTCGTCCAGCACGGCGGTCTTGCCCGCTCCGGCCTCGCCGGTCACGAGCAGGGTCCGCGCCGTACCGGCCGGACGCAGGGCGTCGGCGACCACGCCGACGTGGTGGTCCCTGCCGACGAGAGGTGCACGGCGTTCCACTGGGACTCCTCACTCGCTTTCGGCCCGCGTCGACCGGGGCCGTCCCGCCGACCGTGACGTCGTCGCGGGAGACGGCCATAATGCAGGCTCCGACGGGACCGTGCACCGGTCCCGTCGCGTGTTGCACCAGGCGGAACGCCCGCCGGTGGCACGTCGTCGAGGAGGTTCCGTGGACAGTGGCCGGCCGGCGGAA is a genomic window of Streptomyces gilvosporeus containing:
- a CDS encoding NUDIX domain-containing protein, which codes for MGFTHGRRITHCPYCGHAYTDSTNWPLTCPACEETLWRNPLPAAVALQPVTQEDGSRGIVVIRRALPPGRGRLVLPGGYLEVGESWREAAVRELREETGLMASAQDVRLFGAHSTLDTLEVFALLPTRAAAGLPETARTTETQGCCVLGEAVELAFPGHTRALAAALAGCSLLTP
- a CDS encoding AAA family ATPase, with protein sequence MERRAPLVGRDHHVGVVADALRPAGTARTLLVTGEAGAGKTAVLDEARHAVVQEGARVLRLSWETATGPTGAATLADAVCGVLAEARHGRLAAHITAVRRAQSRSGDGGELTLLSTLGETLADAVRHVPFALVLDGAERIPPPTASALQLMLRVFRPAGLPVVMAGRPVPRRPAVAPDLATAADRVLDLPPLRPADVGELVGQRLGRPAESALLAAVRRSLGPLAGNPAAVLSMLTALDEDDRLVDLDGRTCLTGAEDDLRLTVDAEPLRRVTADGTDAAVALACLLHRAELRLEDLHRLIPACPVLAADLGPTVDRLVRERALTIDGDGRLAFAVPALAAALRTLSPRRDVRSMHAAVVQTVAERLGPATTGACHPLLADHVAAAGFALNDGVAVPLLLAAAAKDARSYHPRAARAYLSALRRLPPNYPATLGVLREAAELGLRCGDHVGVLALAEPILAGLRDPGPTDGGGLEFASLAWGLSALHEHRSPYDDGAVPREVFARMPRAAMLAALGGRYGIGLLTPWPPSAEPASDSGRLRDGHGPLPSQTELRTLAAAVGGHEELARAVHGLQREEVCDAVIGRLRDAAAYGDLAGALESVLGERYVRADHSAAGRYHAMVTDYLAGRWDDALSAARGIEQRGGARGGPGGQLARALAAEIHCFRGDLVRAREWLDRIPGTVVHPLVARARLAVRYWSGQQDAALEEAWHAVRRARDSGLLTGAERVLLRILAFAEETRPRQARQALEQLAALHAEADTAMTREALLVARGVLDRDVDGAHDAYRSAERRGDRHMMLYCCQVLAEVGDDPQPWLAEAARHTHLLSLGRQGRALLGRSAQRRNMPLPRGRSAREGLSEADVRLIRMVGEGGTNRQIAARLACSEKTVEQRLARLFQRTGRRSRVELVAAWLDGSLAGRGPVPDVSPGGAASPGAGSGPAGG